In a single window of the Mesoplodon densirostris isolate mMesDen1 chromosome 18, mMesDen1 primary haplotype, whole genome shotgun sequence genome:
- the LOC132478427 gene encoding NHP2-like protein 1 → MKAKTEADVNLKAYPLADDHLTKKLLDLVQQSGNYKQLRKGASEAAKTLNRGISEFIVMAADAEPLEIILHLPLLCEDKNVPCVFVCSKQALGRAGGVSRPVITCSVTIKERSQLKQQTQSTQQSIERLLV, encoded by the exons ATGAAAG CCAAGACTGAGGCTGATGTAAATCTGAAGGCCTACCCTCTTGCAGATGACCACCTCACCAAGAAGCTATTGGACCTCGTTCAGCAATCAGGTAACTACAAGCAGCTTCGAAAAGGAGCCAGTGAGGCCGCCAAAACCCTCAACAGAGGCATCTCTGAGTTCATTGTGATGGCTGCAGACGCCGAGCCCCTGGAGATCATCCTGCACCTCCCACTGCTATGTGAGGACAAGAACGTgccctgtgtgtttgtgtgctccAAGCAGGCCCTGGGGCGAGCCGGTGGGGTCTCCAGGCCTGTCATCACCTGTTCTGTCACCATCAAAGAACGCTCACAACTGAAGCAGCAGACCCAATCCACCCAGCAGTCCATTGAAAGGCTCTTAGTCTAA